The sequence TCGCAGCTTCTCTCTTTATAACCTCCTATAGCCATAACTTTACCCGTTTTTAATGGCAATAGCTTATGCAAGGAACGGGGAACGTTCATAGGGTTAGTATAACGCCATTTACCCGTATTGAAATCGTAAATTTCTGCGCTCCGTTTGTCCGGCTTTCCCTGCTCTCCCCCGGAACCTCCGCTGACTAAAATATTTCCATCTGGCAAGACGGCTATAGCATGTTGAAATCTGGCTTCGTTCATCGAGTCAATTTGGATCCAGTTTACCTCGCCAATTTTATCAAATTTTTTTTGTGGAAATATTATTGTCGATAATGCAATATTAATAGCTATAATTAAATAATAATTTTTTCCCTTCATAATTGTCCTCTAAAAATTTAGGTAAGTAGCAAAAAATATTACATTATATAATTTTCATGATGCCCTCCCTCCAAATTGTTTTGATTATTCTTGTATTATATAATCTATGAATAATCAATTTTAACAATAAAATTCAATATGTTATTGTTAATTTGCAGGATATTTGTGATTATACGAATTCCGAAGCAGACATTTTGAATAACCCTCATAATATAAAACTATAATTATTGTAATGCTAAAATAATAAACGGGGGGTATGTCAAGAAAAAAAGTTTTTAATTTCGTATCTCTTCAAGCGGCATTGTACTTCTTAGTAGCGCTTATTCCAGGGCAAAAATTGCAAATAATTTTGCTAATAATTTATAGAGTAAAGTTGAAAAGCTCGAACTGAAGTTAATAATCATAAGTACTGTTTATTATTCGCGGTGCACGATTGTTGCGCTTGCCTGTTTTGAAGCGAGCAGAGTTATCTGCGCAATGTTAACGTGCGGAGGACGGGAAGCGCAGAATATTACGGCGTCTGCAACGTCGTCCCCCGTAAGCGGTTCTATTCCTTTGTAAACGTTTTTTGCCTTTTCCTCGTCGCCGTCGAATCGCACCCGGCTGAAATTGGTTTCAACCAATCCCGGATCTATTGTGCTTACGCGTATGTTTTTGTCGATCGTATCAATTCTTAATGATTTCGTAATCGCGTCGACGGCGTGTTTCGTAGCGCAATAAACCGCTCCTTTCGGATAAGCTTCGTGTCCGGCAATCGAGCCGATGTTTATTATATGTCCGCTTTGTCTTTCTATCATTCCTTTCAGGACTTCATGCGTTACGTAGAGGAGACCTTTAACGTTTGTGTCGATCATAATATCCCAGTTGTCGGGATCGTCCTCGTAGAATTTATTCAAGCCTTTGGCGAGTCCGGCGTTGTTAATTAAAATGTCGATTTTTTGCCATTCTTCCGGAAGTCTTTCAACAAAATTTTTCACCTCGTTTCTGTTACGAACGTCGAGTTTGCCGGCGTATACTTTAACTCCGTATTTTTGTTCTATGTCGCCGGCAATCTTTTCGATTAATTCCTGTCTGCGCGCCGAAATGATTAAATTCGAACCTTCGCGTGCGAACGCGTAGGCGCACGATTTCCCGATGCCGGATGTAGCGCCGGTAATGAATACTATTTTGTTCTTCAGGGACATAAGCTCCTCGTTTAATATTATTGTAGCAAAATTAACAAATATTATTTTCGAAGGCATATTTAAAAATCAGGATACTATATCCCGATTTTATTATTTTTAGATTAAAAATTCCCGGCGATTCGCACAATGAACGAAAGGAAAACTGAAAAAGAGCCTGTATCGGAAAAAATAATATGTTTCCATTGCGGCGACGAATGCGTTGACGATTCGATTGCTGTAGGCGATAAATATTTCTGCTGCAACGGATGTAAAACCGTCTATGAAATTCTTAATTCGGCAAATTTGTGCGACTATTATAATATAGAGCCCGGCGCCGGAATAAAAAAGAAAACCAATTCTTACAGAAACTACGAATTTCTCGACGACCCGGAGTTGAAAGAAAAGTTAATCGACTTCAGCGACGGAAAGATTACAACGGTTTCGTTTCATATTCCTCAAATCCATTGCAGTTCGTGCATTTGGGCGCTCGAAAATCTGAATAAACTCGATCCGGGCGTGCTTGCTTCCCGCGTAAATTTCCCGAAGAAAAAATTGTTCGTCAAATATTCGGAAGAAAAAACCTCTCTCAGGAAAATTGTAGAGCTGCTCGACGCAATCAATTACGAACCGCTTCTGACGTTCGAAGGCAAAGAAGAAGACAAACTCAAGGAAATCAACAGAAAACTCTATTTCAAAATCGGCATTGCCGGATTTTGTTTCGGTAACATTATGATGCTCAGTTTTCCCGAGTATCTTTCGCTCGGCGTCAATTCCGACCCCGAAATCAAAACCGTATTTTCGTATCTGAATCTTCTGCTGGCTTTGCCGGTATTGTTTTACAGCGCTTCGGACTATTTTAAGTCTGCCTTCAAAGGTCTCAAAAATAAAATTGTTAACATCGACGTGCCGATTGCGCTCGGAATTATCGTTCTCTTTTTAAGGAGTCTTTATGAGATAACAACTTCGACCGGCGCGGGTTATCTCGATTCGCTGGCGGGGCTTGTTTTCTTCCTTTTGATAGGCAAGGTATTTCAGAATAAAATTTACCATTCGCTCAGCTTCGAGAGAAACTACAAATCGTACTTCCCGATTTCCGTTACAATCAGAAAAGATAGCGGCGAAACAGCTATTCCTCTCGAAAAACTAAAAGTGGGCGACAGGATGATAATTCGCAACGGCGAAATTGCGCCCGCCGATTCGATTCTGATCAAAGGCGAAGCGTTTATCGACTACAGTTTTGTCACCGGCGAATCCGACCCGGTTAAACTCAAAAACGGAGACGTTATTTATGCAGGCGGAAGGCAGCAGGGCGGCACTATCGAAGCCGAATCGATAAAAGAAGTGTCTCAAAGCTACCTGACCCGGTTGTGGAACGATGCCTCTTTCCGGAAAGAAGAGGAAAGCCTTACAGAATCACTGGTCGATTTTGTAAGCAAATATTTTACGGCAATTGTGATTTCGATTGCAGTTGCAACGTTTTTCTATTGGTCTCCCGAAAGTTACTTGATTGCTTTCAACGCCTTCACCGCCGTGCTGATAGTCGCATGTCCCTGCGCTCTGGCTCTTTCCATTCCGTTTACATTCGGCAATACTCTCAGAATATTCGGCAGAAACAAATTCTATTTGAAGAGCGTTTCGGTTGTGGAAACTTTGTCTAAAATTACCGCTGTAGTGTTCGACAAAACAGGAACGATTACCGACAATAAATATCCCGAGGTGAAATTTATTCCTTCCGGTCAAATTGATCGGACTGAATTAATGCCAGCAATAAAATCGCTTGTAATAAATTCTTCGCACCCGTTGAGCAGAACCATTGCCGGTTATTTATCCGAATTTAAAGCGCAAAATATTTCGGATTTTCGCGAATATCCCGGCAAAGGTCTGCAAGCCAGATTCAACGGTAAGTTATTTAAAATCGGGTCGCCGGAATTTACCGGTTACGATGCTTTTTTAACGAGCGATTCGTCCTCAAACGTTACTGTAACGTCCGACGGAAAAGCTCTCGGTTATTTCAGAATAAAAACTAAATACAGAAATAAACTCGATGAAGTTATATCGCGGCTCAAATCCAAATATAAGCTATATCTTTTAACGGGCGATACCGAAAAGGAAAAAGCGAATCTCGAAAAATATTTCGGAAGCGGTAAAGTGCTTTTCCGGCAAAGTCCGTTCGACAAGCTCGAATTTATCAAAAAGCTAAAAGAGCGGGGGGAAGTAGTAATGATGATAGGCGACGGTTTGAACGACGCCGGAGCGCTTCAAAAGAGCGACGCAGGAGTGTCGATCTCCGACAACATCAACAATTTCACTCCCGCATGCGACGCCATTCTCGACGCGGATTCTTTCGGCTCGCTCCATAAATTTCTCGAATATTCCGTTGTAAGCAGATATATTGTTTATGCGAGTTTTGCAATATCCTTTGTTTATAATGTCGTCGGTTTATATTTTGCAACGAGCGGTAAACTCGAACCTGTAATCGCCGCCATACTGATGCCGCTGAGCTCGATTACAATTGTTTTGTTTACTACGGTTGCAACAACTATTTTTGCAAAAATTAAAGGATTGCTGTAATGTCGGTTATTATTGTCCTCGTGATTGCCAGCCTGCTTGTGGCGGGCGGATTCCTGATAGCCTACCTGTGGGCTGTCAGGTCGGGGCAGTACGACGATACTCAAACGCCGGCTTTCAGAATTCTGTTCGAAGACAAAAAAGCCAACAGTACCGAATCAAAAAAACAGGAGCAATAGATGCAGATAGAAAAATTCAGTTACGATAATAATATAGTCAAGCAGTTTTCCATTGCCACCATTGTATGGGGTTTTGTGGGAATGCTTGTAGGGTTGATTATCGCAATTCAACTCTATTTTCCGGCTGCAAATTTGGGCATTCCGTACACTACATTCGGAAGAATTCGTCCTCTCCATACGAATGCCGTTATATTTGCTTTTGTGGGCAATATGATTTTTGCCGGAGTTTATTATTCGTTGCAGCGACTCTGTAAAGCGCGCATGTTCAGCGATTTTCTGAGCAAGTTTCACTTCTGGGGTTGGCAGTTGATTATAGTCGCCGCGGCAATAACTCTTCCGCTCGGTTTAACGACCAGCAAAGAATACGCGGAACTGGAATGGCCTATCGATATTATGATTGCAGTCGTATGGGTGGCGTTCGGAATTAACATGTTCGGTACGATTATTAAAAGACGCGAAGAACATATGTACGTGGCAATCTGGTTTTATATCGCTACTTTCGTAACGGTTACAATTCTTCATATAGTTAATTCGATCGAAATTCCGGTCTCGTTCTTGAAAAGTTATCCCGTTTACGCGGGCGTTCAGGACGCTCTGGTTCAATGGTGGTACGGGCACAATGCCGTCGCATTCTTTCTAACGACTCCTTATCTGGGATTAATGTATTACTTTTTACCGAAAGCCGCAGAACGACCGGTCTATTCGTATAGGCTTTCGATTCTCCACTTCTGGGCGTTGATATTTATTTACATCTGGGCGGGACCCCATCATCTTTTGTATACGGCGTTACCGGACTGGGCTCAGTCGCTCGGCACGGTTTTCTCGATAATGTTGATTGCGCCTTCCTGGGGAGGAATGTTAAACGGTCTTCTTACGCTTCGCGGCGCATGGGATAAAGTCAGAGAAGACCCCGTTCTTAAATTTATGGTTGTTGCGGTTACCGCATACGGAATGGCTACGTTCGAAGGTCCGATGCTTTCGCTTAAAAACGTCAACGCAATTTCTCATTACACGGATTGGACAATCGCTCACGTGCACGTAGGCGCTCTCGGCTGGAACGGACTTCTGACTTTCGGTATACTCTATTGGTTGATACCGAAAATGTGGAATACAAAACTTTATTCCAGAAAACTCGCAAATTCACATTTCTGGATTGCCACGCTCGGCATTGTTTTCTATGTGGTGCCGATGTATTGGTCGGGTATAACCCAGTCGTTGATGTGGAAGCAATTTACCGAGCTTGGTCTTCTGCAATATCCGAACTTTCTGGAAACAACTCTTCAAATTATTCCGATGCACGTAATAAGGTCGATAGGAGGGGCGCTCTATTTGAGCGGTATGTTCATGATGGTATATAATCTTGCCATGACCGCAAAACAGGGTAAATTCATTAAAGACGAAGAGGCGGAAGCCTATCCGCTCGTTAAATCGGAAGACAAATTGAAAAGAGGAATGATACACCGTTACCTCGAAAAAAGACCGGTTAAATTTGCCCTCCTCTCGACCGTCGTAATTTTGATTGGAGGACTTGTTGAAGCTATACCCACGTTCATCGTTGAATCGAATATACCTACAATCTCGAGCGTTAAGCCGTATTCTCCTTTGGAATTGCACGGCAGAGATATCTATATACGCGAGGGATGCAACGCCTGCCATTCTCAAATGGTGCGTCCATTCAGGTCGGAGACCGAACGATACGGCGAATATTCCAAAGCCGGCGAATTTGTTTACGATCACCCCTTCCTGTGGGGGTCGAAACGAACCGGTCCGGATTTACACCGAGTGGGAGGAAAATATTCCAATTTGTGGCATTATCTCCATATGGAAGATCCTGCTCAAATGTCGCCCGGCTCCATAATGCCTTCTTATAAATGGCTGCTTACGCGAAGAATTGATACTGCGGAAACTGCAGCTAAAATTTCCGCTCTCCGTTCAATCGGAACGCCTTACGAAAAAGGCTACGAGAAATTTGCCAACGAAGATTTAATGAAACAGGCAAATACGATTGCGGACGATCTGCTTAACAATGGCATCCCTGTCGATCCGGATAACGAAATTATAGCATTGATAGCCTATCTGCAAAGACTCGGCACGGATATAAAAGTAGAAAAGAAAGGTGAATAATGCTTTCCAATTATTTGAGTTCAATAGAAGGAGTGTCGATCTACCCGGTTATAAGTCTGCTGTTGTTTTTTACCGTGTTCGTAATTACTGTTGTCAGGACTTTGAAACTGGATAAGAATTTAATCGAAAGGATGAAAAATCTGCCTTTAAATAATTCACAAACGGAAAACAATTCAGAGAATGAAAATGGATAAAATAAAATCGATTTTGGCGGTTATCCTGCTGTCGCCTTTAAGTTCGGTATTTGCCGCAGGCAACGAGGAAATTCTCGACAGCGTGATGAAAACAATGATAGTAATCACGCTATTGATGATTGCTTTTGTCCTCTGGCTTGCATTTGTCTATTCTGAAAAGAACGATTCTGAAGGTAAACTCTTCCTGGAACCGTTTCGCAGACTTATCGCTTTCCTCGACAGGTCGGCTCCGCTCGATAAAGAACAGGAGATGCTGCTCGACCATAATTACGACGGTATAAGAGAACTCGACAATCGTGTGCCGCCGTGGTTTCAGATCCTGTTCTACGGTACGATTATCTGGGCGGCGGGATATTTAATAAACTATCACGTAATCGGAGACGGGCAGGTGCAGCTGAACGAATACAAATATGAAATCGAACAGGCAAATTTGCAGCGTGAAATTTTGATTAAATCCGGCGCGTTTATAAACGAGGAAACGGTTTCATTTGTGGACGACGCCGCTGCTCTTTCCGAAGGGAAAGAAATCTTCGTTAAGAACTGCGCAAGCTGCCACGGTCAAAACGGCGAAGGATTAATCGGTCCGAATCTAACCGATGATTACTGGATTCACGGAGGCGGAATTAAAAATATTTTCAAAGTCATCAAATACGGCGTTCCGCAGAAGGGAATGATCAGCTGGGAATCGCAGATCGAACCTAAAAAGATCCAGGCGGTAGCGAGTTATATTATTACGTTACACGGTACGAATCCTCCGAATCCCAAAGCTCCGGAAGGAGAATTATGGAATGAAAATAAACCGGAAGGAAATAAAGGCGCATGAACAAAACTGCGGAAGATGTAAGCAGGGAAACTTTTAGGGATTCGATATCCACGGTTACCAAAGAAGGCAAAAGACGCTGGATTTATCCGAAAAAACCTTCGGGTAAATTTTACCGGGCAAGGACTATTGTAAGCGTTTTTTTGCTGCTGTTTCTTGTGGCTTCCCCGTTTATAAAAGTTGCCGGTCGCCCTTTTATTTTGTTTAATGTGCTGGAGCGTAAATTCGTCGTGTTCGGTATCTATTTCGGTCCGCAGGACATCTACTTTTTTGCGCTTGCAATGATTGCCTTTATTGTATCGATTTTCCTCTTCACCGTGGTTTACGGCAGACTTTTTTGCGGCTGGATTTGTCCTCAAACCGTTTTTATGGAAATGGTATTCAGAAAAATCGAGTACTGGCTGGAAGGCGACGCTAAGGAACAGCGCAAACTAAATCAACTGCCGATGAATCCGCGTAAGTTCAGAATTAAAGCCGCAAAACATATTATATTTTTTGCAATCTCTTTCGCAATAGCGAATATTTTTCTGGCTTACATAATCGGTTCTGATAATTTACTCAAATATATAACTCATTCGCCGGCGCTTCATGCCGGAACTTTTATAGCCGTGTTAATTTTCTCGGGCGTATTTTATTTCGTCTTTTCATATTTCAGAGAACAAGCCTGCGTGCTGGTTTGTCCATACGGCAGACTCCAGGGCGTAATGTTAGACGAAAACTCAATTGTAATTCATTACGATTATAGGAGAGGGGAACCGAGAGGAAAACTGCGGCGCGGCGAAGAAAGAAACGCCGGAGATTGTATCGATTGCAATCAATGCGTGGAAGTTTGTCCGACAGGCATCGACATAAGGAACGGCACTCAACTCGAGTGCGTAAATTGCACGGCATGCATCGACGCCTGCGATTACGTTATGGATCGAATCGGCAAACCGAAGGGGCTTATTAGGTATGCTTCCAAAAATGAAATCGAAACCGGGAGAAGACCTATTATGACGCCCAAAGCCGTGGGATATACCGTCGTACTTTTCTTACTGCTCTTTCTTATTTCCTTTCTTTTGATTAACAGGGCTGAGCTCGACGTTAATATACTCAGAACGCCCGGATTGCTTTCCCAGGATCAACCGGGGAATAGAATCAGCAATCTTTACGACATTAAAATTGTGAATAAAACTTCGAAAGAAATTATTCCCAAAATAGAAGTCGATAATATAAATGCGGAAATTAAAATTATCGGCGAGAATCTGAAAGTAAAACCGCAGAGCATAGCCGAAGCTAAGTTTTTTATAATTCTTCCCAAATCGGAAATAAAAACAATTAAAACTCCTTTGACCGTAAATGTTTATGCGAACGACAAAGTTATCAAGAAAATCAACACTTCCTTTTTAGCAAGAACGGAGAAAAAATGAAACTATCCTGGGGTACTATTATCGTAATTGTCTATACCGTTTTCGTCATTGGGACTTTGACAATGGTTTATATATTCATGAATCAGGACGTAAGTCTTGTTACGGAAAATTATTACGCCGAAGAAATCAAGTATCAAAATCAAATCGAAAAAAAGAAAAACAGCGAGTCGCTGGATAAAAATATTTCAGTTATAATGAACGAAGGTTATGTCGATATTGTATTTCCGGAGATTACTCAGCCCGAGAAAATTAAAGGAGAAATAGAATTCTACAGACCTTCGGACCAAGAGCGCGATTTTATTGCGGATATTCAACTCGATTCGACTTACACTTTCAGAGTCCCTTTCAATAAACTTAAACGGGGTTACTGGAAAATTAAAATCGACTGGTCGGACGGTATTAAAGAATATTATTATGAAAAAAACTTAATGATAAGCTGATGGAAATCTGGACGGGTTTGTTAATCGGGCTTTTCGGAAGTTTGCACTGCGTCGGGATGTGCGGACCGATTGTAATGGCAATTCCGATCGTGGGAGAAACGTGGATTAAGATATTTACGGGGCGCATCCTTTACAATGCGGGCAGAATTACGACTTAC comes from Melioribacter roseus P3M-2 and encodes:
- the ccoS gene encoding cbb3-type cytochrome oxidase assembly protein CcoS; translated protein: MSVIIVLVIASLLVAGGFLIAYLWAVRSGQYDDTQTPAFRILFEDKKANSTESKKQEQ
- the ccoN gene encoding cytochrome-c oxidase, cbb3-type subunit I; amino-acid sequence: MQIEKFSYDNNIVKQFSIATIVWGFVGMLVGLIIAIQLYFPAANLGIPYTTFGRIRPLHTNAVIFAFVGNMIFAGVYYSLQRLCKARMFSDFLSKFHFWGWQLIIVAAAITLPLGLTTSKEYAELEWPIDIMIAVVWVAFGINMFGTIIKRREEHMYVAIWFYIATFVTVTILHIVNSIEIPVSFLKSYPVYAGVQDALVQWWYGHNAVAFFLTTPYLGLMYYFLPKAAERPVYSYRLSILHFWALIFIYIWAGPHHLLYTALPDWAQSLGTVFSIMLIAPSWGGMLNGLLTLRGAWDKVREDPVLKFMVVAVTAYGMATFEGPMLSLKNVNAISHYTDWTIAHVHVGALGWNGLLTFGILYWLIPKMWNTKLYSRKLANSHFWIATLGIVFYVVPMYWSGITQSLMWKQFTELGLLQYPNFLETTLQIIPMHVIRSIGGALYLSGMFMMVYNLAMTAKQGKFIKDEEAEAYPLVKSEDKLKRGMIHRYLEKRPVKFALLSTVVILIGGLVEAIPTFIVESNIPTISSVKPYSPLELHGRDIYIREGCNACHSQMVRPFRSETERYGEYSKAGEFVYDHPFLWGSKRTGPDLHRVGGKYSNLWHYLHMEDPAQMSPGSIMPSYKWLLTRRIDTAETAAKISALRSIGTPYEKGYEKFANEDLMKQANTIADDLLNNGIPVDPDNEIIALIAYLQRLGTDIKVEKKGE
- a CDS encoding SDR family oxidoreductase is translated as MSLKNKIVFITGATSGIGKSCAYAFAREGSNLIISARRQELIEKIAGDIEQKYGVKVYAGKLDVRNRNEVKNFVERLPEEWQKIDILINNAGLAKGLNKFYEDDPDNWDIMIDTNVKGLLYVTHEVLKGMIERQSGHIINIGSIAGHEAYPKGAVYCATKHAVDAITKSLRIDTIDKNIRVSTIDPGLVETNFSRVRFDGDEEKAKNVYKGIEPLTGDDVADAVIFCASRPPHVNIAQITLLASKQASATIVHRE
- a CDS encoding cbb3-type cytochrome c oxidase N-terminal domain-containing protein, whose amino-acid sequence is MDKIKSILAVILLSPLSSVFAAGNEEILDSVMKTMIVITLLMIAFVLWLAFVYSEKNDSEGKLFLEPFRRLIAFLDRSAPLDKEQEMLLDHNYDGIRELDNRVPPWFQILFYGTIIWAAGYLINYHVIGDGQVQLNEYKYEIEQANLQREILIKSGAFINEETVSFVDDAAALSEGKEIFVKNCASCHGQNGEGLIGPNLTDDYWIHGGGIKNIFKVIKYGVPQKGMISWESQIEPKKIQAVASYIITLHGTNPPNPKAPEGELWNENKPEGNKGA
- a CDS encoding heavy metal translocating P-type ATPase, translated to MNERKTEKEPVSEKIICFHCGDECVDDSIAVGDKYFCCNGCKTVYEILNSANLCDYYNIEPGAGIKKKTNSYRNYEFLDDPELKEKLIDFSDGKITTVSFHIPQIHCSSCIWALENLNKLDPGVLASRVNFPKKKLFVKYSEEKTSLRKIVELLDAINYEPLLTFEGKEEDKLKEINRKLYFKIGIAGFCFGNIMMLSFPEYLSLGVNSDPEIKTVFSYLNLLLALPVLFYSASDYFKSAFKGLKNKIVNIDVPIALGIIVLFLRSLYEITTSTGAGYLDSLAGLVFFLLIGKVFQNKIYHSLSFERNYKSYFPISVTIRKDSGETAIPLEKLKVGDRMIIRNGEIAPADSILIKGEAFIDYSFVTGESDPVKLKNGDVIYAGGRQQGGTIEAESIKEVSQSYLTRLWNDASFRKEEESLTESLVDFVSKYFTAIVISIAVATFFYWSPESYLIAFNAFTAVLIVACPCALALSIPFTFGNTLRIFGRNKFYLKSVSVVETLSKITAVVFDKTGTITDNKYPEVKFIPSGQIDRTELMPAIKSLVINSSHPLSRTIAGYLSEFKAQNISDFREYPGKGLQARFNGKLFKIGSPEFTGYDAFLTSDSSSNVTVTSDGKALGYFRIKTKYRNKLDEVISRLKSKYKLYLLTGDTEKEKANLEKYFGSGKVLFRQSPFDKLEFIKKLKERGEVVMMIGDGLNDAGALQKSDAGVSISDNINNFTPACDAILDADSFGSLHKFLEYSVVSRYIVYASFAISFVYNVVGLYFATSGKLEPVIAAILMPLSSITIVLFTTVATTIFAKIKGLL
- the ccoG gene encoding cytochrome c oxidase accessory protein CcoG, translated to MNKTAEDVSRETFRDSISTVTKEGKRRWIYPKKPSGKFYRARTIVSVFLLLFLVASPFIKVAGRPFILFNVLERKFVVFGIYFGPQDIYFFALAMIAFIVSIFLFTVVYGRLFCGWICPQTVFMEMVFRKIEYWLEGDAKEQRKLNQLPMNPRKFRIKAAKHIIFFAISFAIANIFLAYIIGSDNLLKYITHSPALHAGTFIAVLIFSGVFYFVFSYFREQACVLVCPYGRLQGVMLDENSIVIHYDYRRGEPRGKLRRGEERNAGDCIDCNQCVEVCPTGIDIRNGTQLECVNCTACIDACDYVMDRIGKPKGLIRYASKNEIETGRRPIMTPKAVGYTVVLFLLLFLISFLLINRAELDVNILRTPGLLSQDQPGNRISNLYDIKIVNKTSKEIIPKIEVDNINAEIKIIGENLKVKPQSIAEAKFFIILPKSEIKTIKTPLTVNVYANDKVIKKINTSFLARTEKK
- a CDS encoding FixH family protein is translated as MKLSWGTIIVIVYTVFVIGTLTMVYIFMNQDVSLVTENYYAEEIKYQNQIEKKKNSESLDKNISVIMNEGYVDIVFPEITQPEKIKGEIEFYRPSDQERDFIADIQLDSTYTFRVPFNKLKRGYWKIKIDWSDGIKEYYYEKNLMIS